One segment of Bacillus alkalisoli DNA contains the following:
- a CDS encoding DUF5359 family protein, with the protein MTVLKKVENIIIKLIIIQFVCLLFAQGMTLYTNAAPYMSKVVHYEGVNGQTIQQYIETFDQQK; encoded by the coding sequence GTGACCGTTTTGAAAAAAGTAGAAAACATCATTATCAAACTGATTATCATTCAATTTGTGTGCTTGTTATTCGCACAAGGTATGACCTTGTACACGAATGCAGCACCGTATATGTCAAAAGTGGTTCACTATGAGGGGGTAAATGGACAAACGATACAACAATACATAGAAACATTCGACCAACAGAAATGA
- the cmk gene encoding (d)CMP kinase, whose protein sequence is MQTQNKNFSIAIDGPAAAGKSTVAKIVADKLGYLYIDTGAMYRAVTYVALKQGINLENEEELKHILANITIDLRVGSDGKQHVFINEEDVTEAVRTHEVTNNVSVVAKHKVVREELVLRQRELGEKGGVVMDGRDIGTHVLPKAEIKVFLLASVDERANRRHAENLSKGYESDLEKLKEEIARRDKLDSEREIAPLKKADDAVELDTTSLTIEDVVTNIMELVKERVV, encoded by the coding sequence ATGCAAACTCAAAACAAAAACTTTTCGATTGCAATAGACGGGCCGGCTGCTGCTGGGAAAAGTACAGTGGCAAAAATAGTAGCAGACAAACTAGGTTACTTATATATAGATACGGGTGCAATGTATAGAGCGGTTACGTATGTCGCATTAAAACAAGGAATAAATCTCGAAAACGAAGAGGAACTAAAACATATTTTAGCGAATATTACAATAGACTTACGTGTAGGATCAGACGGTAAACAACATGTGTTCATTAATGAGGAAGACGTTACAGAGGCTGTTCGCACTCATGAAGTAACAAATAATGTTTCGGTTGTTGCAAAACATAAAGTAGTACGAGAGGAACTAGTTTTACGCCAGCGTGAGCTTGGTGAAAAAGGTGGCGTTGTCATGGATGGACGCGATATTGGAACACATGTATTACCAAAAGCAGAAATTAAAGTATTTCTATTGGCATCAGTAGACGAAAGAGCCAATCGCCGTCATGCGGAAAACTTGTCTAAAGGGTATGAATCCGATTTAGAAAAACTAAAAGAAGAAATTGCTAGAAGAGATAAACTAGACTCAGAGCGCGAAATTGCTCCGTTAAAAAAAGCAGATGATGCGGTAGAATTAGACACAACTTCTTTAACAATAGAAGATGTAGTTACAAATATTATGGAGCTAGTAAAAGAAAGGGTGGTGTAA
- a CDS encoding lysophospholipid acyltransferase family protein, with product MTFYSFVRGLVYTVFKPLYRIKIIGTENVPKEGGVLICSNHIHNFDPPVVGITSPRPIHFMAKAEIFDVPVLGKIVKGLNAFPVKRGMSDREALRTGLKVLKEGHVLGLFPEGTRSRTGEVGKGLAGAGFFALRTEAAVVPCAIIGPYKAFSPLKVVYGPPINMEKLRAEKVNAEDTTDIIMNTIKELIEKNK from the coding sequence ATTACATTTTATTCATTTGTGAGAGGTCTCGTATACACTGTTTTTAAGCCTTTGTACCGAATTAAGATTATCGGTACCGAAAATGTACCAAAAGAAGGTGGAGTGTTAATCTGTTCTAATCATATTCATAACTTTGATCCACCTGTTGTTGGGATCACTAGTCCGCGTCCTATTCACTTTATGGCTAAAGCGGAGATTTTCGATGTTCCTGTTCTAGGGAAGATTGTGAAAGGGTTAAATGCTTTTCCTGTTAAGCGAGGTATGAGTGATCGTGAAGCACTTCGAACGGGTTTAAAAGTATTAAAAGAAGGACATGTTCTTGGACTTTTTCCGGAAGGAACAAGAAGCAGAACAGGAGAAGTTGGAAAAGGATTAGCTGGAGCTGGCTTCTTCGCACTTAGAACAGAAGCTGCAGTAGTACCATGTGCGATTATTGGACCATACAAAGCTTTTAGTCCGTTGAAGGTGGTTTACGGACCACCAATTAACATGGAAAAATTACGTGCAGAAAAAGTAAACGCTGAAGATACGACAGATATCATCATGAATACAATTAAAGAGTTAATAGAAAAGAATAAATAA
- the rpsA gene encoding 30S ribosomal protein S1: MTEEMNNVEVVSLTPGDKVTGVVTKVEEKQVIVDIKDCKLDGIIPISELSSLHVEQATDVVKEGDSLHLVVKKVEDELLVLSKKQVDAELAWEDLVKKFETGEVFEAEVKDVVKGGLVVDIGVRGFVPASLVENYFVEDFADYKGKTLTFKVVELDKEKNRVILSHRAVVEEQLQGKKQSVLDSITAGATLEGTVQRITDFGAFVDLGGIDGLVHISQLSYEHVSKPSDVVQEGQKVTVKVLSVDRDNERISLSIKETLPGPWNAVSEKLSPGTITEGVVRRIVTFGAFIELLPGVEGLVHISQISNKHIGTPHEVLTEGETVTVKVLEVNEKEQRISLTIRELEEVEEEEDYSQYNQQEESSGFSLSEMIGDKLSKLKK, from the coding sequence ATGACAGAAGAAATGAACAATGTAGAGGTAGTATCATTAACACCAGGGGATAAAGTAACAGGTGTAGTGACGAAAGTAGAAGAAAAGCAAGTAATCGTAGACATCAAAGATTGTAAATTAGACGGAATTATTCCTATCAGCGAGCTATCAAGTTTGCATGTAGAACAAGCAACAGACGTTGTGAAAGAAGGCGACTCTTTACATTTAGTTGTTAAAAAAGTAGAAGATGAGCTCTTAGTTCTTTCGAAAAAACAAGTGGATGCAGAATTAGCTTGGGAAGACTTAGTAAAAAAATTCGAGACAGGTGAAGTTTTCGAAGCGGAAGTGAAAGATGTTGTAAAAGGCGGCCTTGTAGTTGATATTGGCGTACGAGGTTTCGTTCCGGCATCATTAGTTGAAAACTACTTTGTGGAAGATTTTGCTGATTATAAAGGGAAGACATTAACTTTTAAAGTAGTAGAACTAGATAAAGAGAAAAATAGAGTTATTCTTTCTCACCGTGCAGTAGTAGAAGAACAACTACAGGGTAAAAAGCAGTCAGTACTGGATTCTATTACAGCTGGAGCAACACTAGAAGGTACGGTTCAACGTATTACAGATTTCGGTGCATTCGTTGATTTAGGTGGAATTGATGGATTAGTTCATATTTCACAATTATCATACGAGCACGTTTCCAAACCTTCTGACGTTGTACAAGAAGGACAAAAGGTGACAGTAAAAGTACTTTCTGTTGACCGTGACAACGAAAGAATCTCATTGTCTATTAAAGAAACACTTCCTGGACCATGGAATGCAGTATCTGAGAAACTATCTCCTGGTACTATTACGGAAGGTGTAGTACGTCGTATTGTTACATTTGGTGCATTTATTGAGCTATTACCAGGTGTAGAAGGACTTGTTCATATTTCACAAATTTCTAATAAACATATCGGTACTCCTCATGAAGTATTAACAGAGGGTGAAACGGTTACAGTAAAAGTATTAGAGGTAAACGAAAAAGAGCAACGTATCTCTTTAACAATTCGCGAACTTGAGGAAGTAGAAGAGGAAGAAGACTACAGCCAATATAACCAACAAGAAGAATCTAGTGGTTTTTCTTTAAGTGAAATGATTGGCGATAAATTAAGCAAATTAAAGAAGTAA
- the fni gene encoding type 2 isopentenyl-diphosphate Delta-isomerase, producing MSRAKRKMDHIEHSLSTGQERKHGFEDITFVHQSLPDSSVANVKLHTKIGELFLSSPIFINAMTGGGGEQTYRINKSLASVARKCGLVLAVGSQMSAIKDPDEAFTYRVVREENPNGIILANLGSEATVEQAKRAVDMVEANALQIHLNVIQELVMPEGDRDFTGALKQIEQITNTLSVPIIVKETGFGISKEAAEELKGIGVSSVDVGGFGGTNFSKIENARRSKKLQYFDSWGIPTTTSIVEVKEVMQQHGSVIASGGVQSPLDIAKSIALGASAVGMAGYLLKILLADGEEGLIEEITSIHEDLTMIMTALGVNTIDQLKQVPLIISGNTHHWLTERGMDTKKFSIKR from the coding sequence ATGAGCAGAGCAAAACGTAAAATGGACCATATTGAACATTCTCTTTCGACTGGTCAAGAAAGAAAACATGGTTTTGAAGACATTACATTTGTTCATCAAAGTCTACCAGATTCATCTGTTGCAAACGTTAAACTTCATACGAAAATAGGCGAACTGTTTTTGAGTTCGCCTATTTTTATCAATGCGATGACTGGCGGTGGCGGTGAACAAACTTACCGTATAAACAAAAGCTTAGCTTCCGTCGCTCGCAAATGTGGTTTAGTACTTGCAGTAGGTTCGCAAATGTCGGCTATAAAAGATCCAGACGAAGCTTTTACATACAGAGTTGTGCGCGAGGAAAATCCAAATGGAATTATTTTGGCTAATCTCGGAAGTGAAGCAACTGTCGAACAAGCGAAACGAGCGGTTGATATGGTAGAAGCAAATGCGTTACAGATACATTTGAATGTCATTCAAGAGCTAGTGATGCCAGAAGGTGACCGAGATTTTACAGGGGCTTTGAAACAAATAGAGCAAATCACAAATACTTTATCTGTGCCAATAATCGTAAAAGAAACAGGTTTCGGAATAAGTAAAGAAGCAGCGGAGGAATTGAAGGGTATCGGTGTTTCTAGTGTTGATGTAGGTGGATTTGGTGGAACAAACTTCTCTAAAATTGAAAATGCACGAAGAAGTAAAAAACTACAATATTTCGATTCTTGGGGAATCCCGACGACCACTTCTATTGTTGAAGTAAAGGAAGTAATGCAGCAACACGGGTCTGTTATTGCTTCTGGAGGGGTTCAATCTCCACTTGATATTGCAAAATCTATTGCACTTGGAGCGTCAGCGGTTGGTATGGCAGGATATTTGTTGAAAATATTGCTTGCTGATGGCGAAGAAGGTCTAATAGAAGAAATAACATCTATTCATGAAGACTTAACGATGATTATGACAGCACTAGGTGTCAACACGATAGACCAACTAAAACAAGTTCCTCTCATTATTTCTGGCAATACCCACCATTGGCTTACAGAAAGAGGAATGGATACGAAGAAATTTAGTATAAAACGATAA
- a CDS encoding YpzI family protein translates to MGKDRQEKKLKQQKRTESDRDQSLNYPGATTLEGPDAARERNKQ, encoded by the coding sequence ATGGGTAAAGATAGACAAGAGAAAAAGCTGAAACAGCAAAAAAGAACCGAATCAGATCGTGATCAATCTTTAAACTACCCAGGTGCAACAACATTAGAAGGACCTGACGCAGCAAGAGAGCGTAACAAACAATAA
- a CDS encoding YphA family membrane protein yields MEGHLFYYLAWVGWIIVFFFFSDKKLRFLLSSVILLLIICSHFYINVLEFRWNLAYFVLLVATFFFLSKVTRKNSVYMYFASTSISLVYVTFIIFEIFDPVFIFLGREWMLTFIILYMCFMLFKEKEQRYIGVLTGLLQGELLAAFIIYSVFGYNMVAELPFWEIVTLSIAGLSIWVLFEKTTAYLNSLIQKHIKQNRVSKTINTK; encoded by the coding sequence ATGGAAGGTCATTTATTTTATTATCTTGCATGGGTTGGATGGATTATTGTCTTTTTCTTTTTTTCTGATAAAAAATTGCGATTTTTATTATCGTCCGTTATTTTATTATTAATTATTTGCTCTCATTTTTATATTAATGTTTTAGAATTTCGTTGGAATTTAGCTTATTTCGTTTTATTAGTCGCTACATTTTTCTTTCTGTCAAAAGTCACTCGGAAAAATAGTGTTTATATGTATTTTGCTAGTACATCCATTTCACTCGTTTATGTAACTTTTATTATTTTTGAAATTTTTGATCCGGTGTTCATTTTTTTAGGCCGTGAATGGATGTTAACGTTTATTATCCTCTACATGTGTTTTATGTTGTTTAAAGAAAAAGAACAACGCTACATCGGAGTACTAACAGGTTTGTTGCAAGGAGAGCTTCTTGCGGCTTTTATTATTTATAGTGTGTTCGGTTATAATATGGTAGCAGAATTACCATTCTGGGAGATCGTTACACTCTCTATTGCTGGATTAAGTATTTGGGTGCTTTTTGAAAAAACAACCGCATACCTAAATTCTTTAATACAAAAACATATAAAACAAAATAGAGTGTCCAAAACCATTAACACGAAATGA
- the der gene encoding ribosome biogenesis GTPase Der: MAKPTVAIVGRPNVGKSTIFNRIVGERISIVEDIPGITRDRIYSAGEWLNYNFNIIDTGGIEIGDAPFLEEIRQQAEVAIDEADVIIFLTNGREGVTSADEQVAKILYKSKKPVVLAVNKVDNPEMRDQVYDFYSLGFGEPMPISGSHGLGLGDLLDLVVANFPKREEDPYGDEIIKFSLIGRPNVGKSSLVNALLGEERVIVSDIAGTTRDAIDTPYKYDGQEYVLIDTAGMRKKGKVYETTEKYSVLRALRAIERSDVVLVVIDGEEGIIEQDKKIAGYAHEAGRAVVIVVNKWDAVEKDEKTMKEFEEQIREHFLFLDYAPIVFLSAKTKKRIHTVIPMINLASENHSLRVVTTVLNDVIMDAVAMNPTPTHKGTRLKIYYATQVAVKPPTFVIFVNEPELMHFSYERFLENRIRDAFGFEGTPIRLIARARK; the protein is encoded by the coding sequence ATGGCTAAACCAACAGTTGCAATTGTAGGACGTCCAAACGTAGGTAAGTCTACAATTTTTAATCGTATAGTAGGAGAACGTATATCCATCGTCGAAGATATACCAGGTATCACTCGTGATAGAATTTATAGCGCTGGAGAATGGTTGAATTACAACTTTAACATTATTGACACGGGTGGTATTGAAATTGGAGATGCCCCATTTTTAGAAGAAATTCGCCAACAAGCGGAAGTTGCTATAGATGAAGCAGATGTCATTATTTTTCTGACAAACGGTCGTGAAGGGGTTACTTCTGCAGATGAGCAAGTGGCTAAAATTTTGTATAAATCAAAAAAACCTGTAGTACTAGCAGTTAACAAAGTGGACAACCCAGAAATGCGTGACCAAGTATATGACTTTTATTCTTTAGGGTTCGGTGAGCCAATGCCAATCTCAGGTTCTCACGGTTTAGGATTAGGTGACCTTCTGGACTTAGTTGTGGCTAATTTCCCTAAGCGTGAAGAAGATCCGTATGGCGATGAAATAATAAAATTCTCTTTAATTGGTCGTCCTAATGTCGGGAAATCATCATTAGTAAACGCACTATTGGGAGAAGAGCGTGTTATCGTTAGTGATATCGCAGGTACAACTAGAGATGCAATTGACACGCCATATAAGTACGACGGACAAGAATACGTCCTTATCGATACAGCGGGTATGCGTAAAAAAGGGAAAGTATATGAAACGACTGAAAAGTATAGTGTGCTTCGTGCATTAAGAGCAATCGAACGCTCAGACGTTGTTTTGGTAGTAATTGATGGAGAAGAAGGAATTATCGAGCAAGATAAAAAAATCGCAGGTTATGCTCATGAAGCTGGACGTGCAGTAGTAATTGTTGTAAATAAATGGGATGCAGTTGAAAAAGATGAGAAAACAATGAAAGAATTTGAAGAACAAATTAGAGAACATTTCTTGTTTTTAGACTATGCCCCAATCGTTTTCTTATCGGCAAAAACGAAAAAACGTATTCACACGGTAATACCTATGATTAATCTTGCAAGTGAGAACCACTCGTTACGTGTCGTAACAACGGTATTAAATGATGTTATCATGGATGCAGTGGCAATGAATCCAACTCCTACTCACAAAGGTACTAGGTTGAAAATTTATTATGCAACACAAGTTGCCGTAAAACCACCAACGTTCGTTATTTTCGTAAATGAACCAGAATTAATGCACTTTAGTTATGAGCGTTTCTTAGAAAATCGCATTCGAGATGCGTTTGGATTTGAAGGAACACCAATTAGATTAATTGCACGTGCACGTAAATAA